One window of the Pseudarthrobacter sp. ATCC 49987 genome contains the following:
- the rpsP gene encoding 30S ribosomal protein S16 translates to MAVKIRLKRFGKMRAPYYRIVVMDARSKRDGRAIEEIGKYHPTEEPSYIEVDTDRAQYWLGVGAQPSEQVAAILKITGDWQKFKGLPGQEGTLKTKAPKAAFVTPEKGSVIIPEAITKKAKKDDAAEAPADAEAETTEAE, encoded by the coding sequence GTGGCCGTAAAGATTCGCCTTAAGCGCTTTGGCAAGATGCGCGCACCGTACTACCGCATCGTCGTCATGGACGCACGCTCCAAGCGTGACGGCCGTGCCATCGAAGAAATCGGCAAGTACCACCCGACCGAAGAGCCCTCGTACATCGAGGTCGACACGGACCGTGCCCAGTACTGGCTTGGCGTCGGCGCACAGCCGTCCGAGCAGGTCGCCGCGATCCTCAAGATCACCGGTGACTGGCAGAAGTTCAAGGGTCTCCCGGGCCAGGAGGGCACCTTGAAGACCAAGGCTCCCAAGGCTGCCTTCGTTACCCCGGAAAAGGGTTCCGTGATCATCCCGGAAGCCATCACCAAGAAGGCCAAGAAGGACGATGCAGCCGAGGCTCCCGCCGACGCCGAAGCAGAGACCACCGAGGCTGAGTAA
- a CDS encoding ammonium transporter, giving the protein MELTAGHVWLMVAAALVLFMTPGLAFFYGGMTRAKAALNMMMMSFISIGMVGVVWVLWGASMSSGEGFLQMVGNPFATFGLEGINTPDGLIKVGYAATFAIITVALISGAIADRAKFGAWSVFVPVWVTLVYCPLAYMVWGGGLFGPEGAIGQALGPAIDFAGGTVVHINAGVAALILVLIIGNRKGFGKDPNHRPHNIPFVMLGAAILWFGWFGFNGGAATTAEQGGLIWVNTLAAPAAAMLGWLVTERIRDGHPTSLGAASGVVAGLVAITPACANVSPVGALCLGLVAGVASALAVGLKFRWGFDDSLDVVGVHLVSGIIGTVALGFIALPVEGVGGGLFYGGGFTQLWAQLAVAGIAIAYSAVLTSIIAFAIHKTMGFRVSPEQEVVGVDLSLHAETAYEFGVGGHGGSFTPLHELITGKAQAAAAPAATVDPTSNGKKTAAAGKESVEA; this is encoded by the coding sequence ATGGAACTTACCGCAGGTCACGTATGGCTGATGGTGGCAGCAGCACTTGTGCTGTTCATGACACCAGGACTCGCATTTTTCTACGGCGGCATGACGCGCGCCAAGGCTGCACTGAACATGATGATGATGAGCTTCATCTCCATCGGCATGGTCGGTGTGGTCTGGGTGCTCTGGGGCGCCTCGATGAGCTCCGGTGAGGGCTTCCTGCAGATGGTGGGAAACCCGTTCGCCACCTTCGGGCTCGAGGGCATCAACACCCCTGACGGACTCATCAAGGTCGGCTACGCAGCCACCTTCGCCATCATCACCGTTGCCCTGATCAGCGGCGCGATCGCTGACCGCGCCAAGTTCGGCGCCTGGTCCGTGTTCGTCCCGGTCTGGGTCACCCTGGTGTACTGCCCCCTGGCCTACATGGTCTGGGGCGGCGGGCTCTTCGGTCCGGAAGGCGCCATCGGCCAGGCCCTCGGCCCGGCGATTGACTTCGCCGGCGGCACGGTCGTCCACATCAACGCCGGTGTTGCGGCGCTGATCCTCGTGCTGATCATCGGCAACCGCAAGGGCTTCGGCAAGGACCCCAACCACCGCCCGCACAACATCCCGTTCGTGATGCTCGGTGCCGCAATCCTGTGGTTCGGCTGGTTCGGCTTCAACGGCGGCGCAGCAACAACCGCGGAACAGGGCGGCCTGATCTGGGTCAACACCCTGGCAGCCCCGGCCGCGGCAATGCTCGGCTGGCTCGTCACGGAGCGCATCCGCGACGGCCACCCGACCTCCCTTGGTGCCGCATCCGGTGTGGTTGCCGGCCTCGTCGCCATCACCCCGGCCTGCGCCAACGTCAGCCCGGTCGGCGCGCTGTGCCTCGGCCTCGTCGCCGGTGTGGCCTCCGCGCTCGCCGTCGGCCTCAAGTTCCGCTGGGGCTTTGACGATTCGCTCGACGTCGTGGGTGTCCACCTCGTCTCGGGCATCATCGGCACCGTGGCACTGGGCTTCATCGCCCTCCCGGTCGAGGGTGTCGGCGGCGGCCTCTTCTACGGCGGCGGTTTCACCCAGCTCTGGGCCCAGCTCGCCGTAGCCGGCATCGCCATCGCCTACTCCGCGGTGCTGACCTCGATCATCGCTTTCGCGATCCACAAGACCATGGGCTTCCGGGTTTCCCCGGAGCAGGAAGTGGTGGGCGTGGACCTCAGCCTGCACGCCGAAACCGCCTACGAATTCGGAGTCGGCGGCCACGGCGGAAGCTTCACCCCGCTGCACGAACTCATCACCGGCAAGGCCCAGGCCGCAGCGGCCCCGGCCGCGACGGTGGACCCGACGTCCAACGGCAAGAAGACCGCAGCAGCAGGTAAGGAAAGTGTGGAGGCATGA
- a CDS encoding alpha/beta fold hydrolase produces MFKQRVVFVHGAGSFGAAAWPKQHGMALNYDALFLRRHGYDPVAEPLETDFAADAAIVLRALADDGRGEAGGHVVAHSQGAIAAMMAAVERPDLVHSLTLVEPACLSLTAELPATAAHRALMQPLFDVRHHLSDEDFHREFVRRVFAAHTPAEAALGAPGPEDQREARRLRLQAPAWEAPLQIVPGVPTLVLTGGWEPLYEEIAGYLRETGALHRTAAGGHRPQDSAEGNRIIRAFIADVGRQQHAHAS; encoded by the coding sequence ATGTTCAAGCAGCGCGTAGTCTTCGTCCACGGGGCGGGCAGCTTCGGTGCTGCCGCGTGGCCAAAACAGCACGGAATGGCGCTGAACTACGACGCGCTGTTCCTGCGCCGCCACGGTTACGACCCCGTCGCCGAGCCGCTGGAAACGGACTTCGCTGCCGACGCTGCCATTGTGCTGCGGGCGCTGGCCGACGACGGCCGCGGCGAGGCCGGCGGCCACGTTGTGGCGCACTCCCAAGGCGCCATCGCTGCGATGATGGCCGCCGTCGAACGGCCCGACCTCGTGCACTCCCTGACCCTCGTGGAGCCGGCCTGCCTCTCGCTCACAGCGGAGCTGCCGGCGACGGCGGCGCACCGCGCCTTGATGCAGCCGCTCTTCGACGTCCGCCACCACCTCAGCGACGAGGATTTCCACCGGGAATTCGTCCGTCGGGTGTTCGCGGCCCACACGCCGGCAGAGGCGGCCCTGGGTGCCCCGGGCCCGGAGGACCAGCGGGAAGCCCGCCGCCTGCGACTGCAGGCTCCGGCCTGGGAAGCCCCGCTGCAGATCGTCCCGGGCGTCCCCACCCTGGTCCTGACCGGCGGCTGGGAACCGCTCTACGAAGAGATCGCGGGCTACCTGCGTGAAACCGGCGCCCTGCACCGCACTGCGGCGGGCGGGCACCGGCCCCAGGATTCAGCAGAGGGAAACCGGATCATCCGGGCGTTCATCGCCGACGTCGGCCGGCAACAGCACGCGCACGCCTCCTAG
- the rimM gene encoding ribosome maturation factor RimM (Essential for efficient processing of 16S rRNA), which translates to MQLQVARIGKPHGIRGEVTVQVLTDAPGDRFVPGTQFVVEPATAGPLTIVSARWNKDILLLAFEEIETRNEAETLRGAKLFIETEELDDDDDDEGWYEHELEGLDVRVGDQVVGKVSGLHTLPVQDLLVVTATDGKEVLIPFVEQIVPEVNVGEGYVLVTPPPGLFEVNAEDESKAGDKPASAGAASEVADAGDNA; encoded by the coding sequence ATGCAGCTTCAGGTGGCACGAATCGGCAAGCCCCACGGCATCCGCGGCGAAGTGACCGTCCAGGTGCTCACCGACGCGCCCGGCGACCGCTTCGTCCCGGGGACCCAGTTCGTGGTGGAACCGGCCACCGCCGGTCCGCTGACCATCGTCAGCGCACGCTGGAACAAGGACATCCTGCTGCTCGCCTTCGAGGAGATCGAGACACGCAACGAGGCGGAGACCCTCCGCGGCGCCAAACTCTTCATCGAAACCGAAGAGCTCGACGACGATGACGACGACGAAGGCTGGTACGAGCACGAACTCGAAGGCCTGGATGTCCGCGTCGGTGACCAGGTGGTCGGCAAGGTTTCCGGCCTCCACACCCTTCCGGTCCAGGACCTGCTGGTGGTCACCGCGACCGACGGCAAGGAAGTCCTGATCCCCTTCGTGGAGCAGATCGTCCCCGAGGTCAACGTCGGGGAAGGCTATGTGCTGGTCACCCCGCCGCCGGGACTCTTTGAGGTCAACGCCGAGGACGAGTCCAAGGCCGGGGACAAGCCGGCGTCCGCCGGTGCCGCCTCCGAAGTTGCAGACGCCGGAGACAACGCCTAA
- a CDS encoding glucose-6-phosphate dehydrogenase, which yields MTVKTLLILGASGDLTGRLLLPGLARLVSRGRADGLTLVGAGSDAWTPEQWLERIEESFADANSQTEAYGRRELKRVRETTSYHQLDVTADGQLAGLLARLEGPVAVYFALPPRVSQLACEALAPGEVPAGTRLVMEKPFGSSEVSARHLNQTLAALVPEDHIHRVDHFLGKATVLNILGLRFANTFLEPVWNRGHIEKVEIVFDEDLALEGRARYYDGAGALRDMIQSHLLQIMALMAIEPPASVDERDLRDAVATVLRASSIKAPYAKNTRRARYTAGSVGGRTVPDYAKEEGVDAHRGTETLAEVEVAIDNWRWQGVPFILRSGKALGIKRKEAVVTFRPVPHLPRGFTGVDSPNQLRIGFGPDTLQFDVDVNGPGDVLSLDRATLEAELSASELLPYGEVLEGVLTGDPLLSVRADTAEDCWRILEPVLRAWARDSAPLEEYAAGSAGPEGWPA from the coding sequence ATGACAGTAAAAACCCTGCTCATCCTCGGCGCCTCGGGCGACCTCACCGGCAGGCTGCTCTTGCCGGGCCTTGCCCGGCTCGTGTCCCGGGGACGCGCCGACGGGCTGACACTGGTCGGCGCCGGTTCGGATGCCTGGACCCCGGAGCAGTGGCTCGAGCGCATCGAGGAGTCCTTTGCCGACGCCAATTCCCAGACCGAGGCCTATGGGCGGCGGGAGCTGAAGCGGGTCCGCGAAACCACCAGCTACCATCAGCTCGACGTCACGGCCGACGGGCAACTGGCCGGTCTGCTGGCCCGGCTGGAGGGGCCCGTGGCCGTCTACTTCGCCCTGCCGCCGCGCGTCAGCCAGCTGGCCTGCGAGGCGCTGGCTCCCGGGGAGGTGCCCGCCGGGACCCGGCTGGTCATGGAGAAGCCGTTCGGTTCCAGCGAGGTGTCCGCCCGGCACCTCAACCAGACCCTGGCCGCCCTGGTGCCGGAGGACCACATCCACCGGGTGGACCACTTCCTGGGCAAGGCAACGGTGCTGAACATCCTGGGACTTCGTTTCGCCAACACCTTCCTGGAGCCGGTGTGGAACCGCGGGCACATCGAAAAGGTCGAGATTGTCTTCGACGAGGACCTCGCGCTGGAGGGGCGCGCCCGCTATTACGACGGCGCCGGCGCCCTCCGCGACATGATCCAGAGCCACCTGTTGCAGATCATGGCCCTGATGGCGATCGAGCCGCCGGCCTCAGTGGATGAGCGGGACCTCCGCGACGCCGTGGCCACGGTGCTGCGGGCCAGCAGCATCAAGGCACCCTATGCAAAGAACACACGCCGCGCCCGCTACACCGCGGGGTCGGTGGGCGGCCGGACGGTCCCGGACTATGCCAAGGAAGAGGGCGTCGACGCGCACCGGGGCACGGAGACGCTCGCCGAGGTGGAAGTGGCGATCGACAACTGGCGGTGGCAGGGCGTCCCGTTCATCCTGCGCTCCGGCAAGGCCCTGGGCATCAAACGCAAGGAGGCCGTGGTGACCTTCCGGCCGGTGCCGCACCTGCCCAGAGGCTTCACCGGGGTGGACTCCCCCAACCAGCTGAGGATCGGCTTCGGCCCGGACACACTGCAGTTCGACGTCGACGTGAACGGCCCCGGCGACGTCCTCAGCCTGGACCGTGCCACCCTGGAGGCTGAGCTCAGCGCCTCCGAGCTGCTGCCGTACGGGGAAGTCCTCGAGGGTGTCCTGACCGGCGATCCCCTGCTCTCCGTCCGCGCCGATACCGCCGAAGACTGCTGGCGGATCCTGGAGCCTGTCCTCAGGGCCTGGGCCAGGGACAGCGCACCGCTGGAGGAGTACGCCGCCGGGAGCGCCGGGCCGGAGGGCTGGCCCGCCTGA
- a CDS encoding P-II family nitrogen regulator, with product MKLITAIVRPEKLDTIREGLEAYGVQGLTVSAASGYGRQRGYTEVYRGAEYNVDLLPKIRVEVLATDEQADDILDVIIASSNTGRAGDGKVWTMDVFEAVRVRTGERGSAAI from the coding sequence ATGAAACTGATCACAGCAATTGTCCGGCCGGAAAAGCTCGACACTATCCGCGAAGGGCTTGAAGCCTACGGCGTGCAGGGCCTCACGGTCAGCGCGGCCAGCGGCTACGGCCGGCAGCGGGGCTACACCGAGGTGTACCGCGGCGCCGAGTACAACGTGGACCTGCTCCCCAAGATCCGGGTAGAAGTCCTGGCCACCGACGAACAGGCGGATGACATCCTGGATGTCATCATCGCCAGCTCTAACACCGGCCGGGCCGGTGACGGCAAGGTCTGGACGATGGATGTGTTCGAAGCAGTGCGGGTCCGCACCGGAGAACGCGGATCGGCCGCCATCTAA
- the ffh gene encoding signal recognition particle protein: MFNSLSDRLTATFKNLRGKGRLTEADVDATVREIRRALLDADVAVPVVREFTGRVRERALGAEVSAALNPGQQIVKIVNEELVEILGGETRRIRLAKTGPTIIMLAGLQGAGKTTLAGKLSKYLKAQGHSPMLVACDLQRPNAVTQLQVVGQRAGVPVFAPHPGATSTELDHPAGDPVSVARAGVEEAKRTLHDVVIVDTAGRTGVDAEMMEQARQIRRAIVPNEVLFVVDAMIGQDAVNTAMAFDEGVNFTGIVLSKLDGDARGGAALSVSSVTGKPVMFASTGEGLDDFELFHPDRMASRILDLGDVLTLIEQAEKSWDKDEAARMAKKFADQEDFTLDDFLAQMQQIRNMGSMKKMLMMMPGAQNIRQQLEQFDEREIDRVEAIVRSMTPHERVAPKIINGSRRARIARGSGVHVSEVNGLLERFAQAQKMMKKMAAGGGMPGMPGMPGMGGGGARKGAKSAPKKKARSGNPAKAAQELKDAQARRAEGAKALPTGAAFGQQGGDFDPSQLNLPKGFDKFLGGGK; encoded by the coding sequence GTGTTCAATTCACTCTCTGACCGGTTGACAGCAACCTTCAAGAACCTCCGTGGCAAGGGCCGCCTGACCGAGGCGGACGTTGACGCCACAGTCCGCGAAATCCGGCGCGCCCTCCTGGACGCCGACGTCGCCGTCCCCGTCGTCCGCGAATTCACCGGGCGCGTGCGCGAGCGTGCGCTCGGCGCCGAAGTCTCGGCCGCGCTGAACCCGGGCCAGCAGATCGTGAAGATCGTCAACGAGGAACTCGTCGAGATCCTCGGCGGCGAGACCCGCCGGATCCGGCTCGCGAAAACCGGCCCCACGATCATCATGCTCGCCGGGCTCCAGGGTGCCGGCAAAACCACCCTGGCCGGCAAGCTCTCCAAGTACCTCAAGGCGCAGGGCCACAGCCCCATGCTCGTGGCCTGCGACCTGCAGCGCCCCAATGCCGTGACCCAGCTCCAGGTGGTCGGCCAGCGCGCCGGGGTGCCCGTCTTCGCACCGCACCCGGGCGCCACCTCCACCGAGCTGGACCACCCCGCCGGCGACCCGGTCTCGGTCGCCCGCGCCGGCGTCGAGGAAGCCAAGCGCACCCTGCACGACGTCGTGATCGTTGACACCGCCGGCCGGACCGGCGTGGACGCCGAAATGATGGAACAGGCACGCCAGATCCGCCGCGCCATCGTCCCGAACGAAGTGCTCTTCGTGGTCGACGCCATGATCGGCCAGGACGCCGTCAACACGGCCATGGCCTTCGATGAAGGCGTCAACTTCACCGGCATCGTGCTCTCCAAGCTCGACGGCGACGCCCGCGGCGGTGCCGCGCTCTCCGTCTCCTCCGTCACCGGAAAGCCCGTAATGTTCGCGTCCACCGGCGAAGGCCTGGACGACTTCGAGCTCTTCCACCCGGACCGCATGGCTTCGCGCATCCTCGACCTCGGTGACGTACTCACCCTGATCGAGCAGGCGGAGAAGTCCTGGGACAAGGACGAAGCTGCCCGGATGGCGAAGAAGTTCGCCGACCAGGAAGACTTCACCCTGGACGACTTCCTCGCCCAGATGCAGCAGATCCGCAACATGGGATCCATGAAAAAGATGCTCATGATGATGCCCGGAGCGCAGAACATCCGGCAGCAGCTCGAGCAGTTCGACGAGCGTGAGATCGACCGCGTCGAGGCGATCGTGCGCTCCATGACGCCACACGAACGCGTCGCCCCCAAGATCATCAACGGTTCCCGCCGGGCCCGGATTGCCCGCGGTTCCGGTGTGCACGTCTCCGAGGTCAACGGCCTGCTGGAACGATTTGCCCAGGCCCAGAAGATGATGAAGAAGATGGCTGCCGGCGGCGGCATGCCCGGGATGCCCGGGATGCCCGGCATGGGTGGCGGAGGGGCCCGCAAGGGCGCCAAGAGCGCACCCAAGAAAAAGGCACGCTCCGGCAACCCGGCCAAGGCCGCGCAGGAGCTCAAGGATGCCCAGGCCCGCCGGGCCGAAGGCGCCAAGGCCCTTCCGACCGGTGCCGCTTTCGGGCAGCAGGGCGGCGATTTCGATCCCTCCCAGCTGAACCTGCCCAAGGGCTTCGACAAGTTCCTCGGCGGCGGCAAATAG
- a CDS encoding VOC family protein, with protein MTAEASTQDLLPAELTMGTVMLKVGDMKLMTDYYQRALGLDIVAEQDGGLYLGRRQKPLVHLAPAPGLSVPSRGEAGLFHTALLFEDQPSLAATVASAAQFEPQSFAGSADHLVSEAFYFTDPEGNGIELYWDRPRDAWSWEGKNVVMDSLALPPQRYLEQFLTEESVSGQREAQAGVGHVHLQVGDVQSAQDFYVGTLGFEKTAGWHGQALFVSAGGYHHHMAMNVWNSRGAGPRRDTLGLGEVLIEVPAGDDVGALADRLKTAGVQSHHTGAELRFEDPWRNRIRVAVR; from the coding sequence ATGACCGCAGAAGCCAGCACCCAGGACCTTCTTCCCGCCGAACTCACCATGGGCACCGTGATGCTCAAGGTCGGCGACATGAAGCTCATGACCGACTATTACCAGCGCGCCCTGGGCCTCGACATCGTGGCCGAGCAGGACGGCGGCCTCTACCTTGGACGCCGGCAGAAGCCGCTGGTCCACCTCGCGCCTGCGCCCGGACTGAGCGTTCCGTCCCGCGGCGAGGCCGGTCTCTTCCACACCGCCCTGCTGTTCGAGGACCAGCCGTCCCTCGCCGCCACCGTCGCCAGCGCGGCACAGTTCGAGCCGCAGTCCTTTGCGGGCAGCGCTGACCACCTCGTCAGCGAGGCCTTCTACTTCACCGACCCCGAGGGCAACGGCATCGAGCTCTACTGGGACCGGCCCCGCGATGCCTGGTCCTGGGAGGGCAAGAACGTGGTCATGGACAGCCTGGCCCTGCCGCCTCAGCGGTACCTCGAGCAGTTCCTGACCGAGGAATCGGTGAGCGGACAGCGCGAGGCCCAGGCCGGCGTCGGGCACGTCCACCTGCAGGTTGGTGACGTCCAGTCCGCCCAGGACTTCTATGTCGGTACCCTCGGGTTCGAAAAGACGGCGGGCTGGCACGGGCAGGCTTTGTTCGTCTCGGCCGGCGGCTACCACCACCACATGGCCATGAACGTCTGGAACAGCCGGGGTGCCGGACCCCGCCGGGACACCCTGGGACTCGGCGAGGTGCTGATCGAAGTACCGGCCGGGGACGACGTCGGAGCTCTCGCCGACCGCCTCAAGACCGCAGGGGTCCAGTCCCACCACACCGGAGCCGAACTGCGCTTCGAGGATCCGTGGCGCAACCGGATCCGCGTCGCCGTTCGTTGA
- a CDS encoding RNA-binding protein, whose product MLAEALEHLVRGIVDSPEDVKVSAKNNRRGDTLEVRVHQDDLGRVIGRQGRTARALRTVVAALADGEPVRVDVVDTDRRR is encoded by the coding sequence TTGCTGGCAGAAGCGCTCGAACACCTCGTCCGGGGGATCGTTGACAGTCCTGAGGATGTCAAGGTCAGTGCCAAGAACAACCGCCGCGGGGACACCCTCGAAGTGCGCGTTCATCAGGACGACCTCGGACGGGTGATCGGCCGCCAGGGCCGCACCGCACGCGCTTTGCGCACTGTGGTGGCTGCACTGGCGGATGGCGAGCCGGTCAGGGTCGACGTCGTCGACACCGACCGCCGCCGGTAA
- a CDS encoding acyltransferase family protein produces MDGLRGVAAAAVVVCHVVIADGRAGAIYELENTGQLTLFEQIMHYSPARILWAGSEAVVVFYVLSGFVLALPFARNHGQPWRYFYPRRLLRLYLPAIASLVFAYLTTLAVTRSVLPDAGLWLNEHAEKPNGLLQVLLGSSLMAGWGGLNTSLWSLRWEVIFSLLLPLFLLFAVRFKRLLWLKVASVIAFCILWRLAGVFYPDLVYISVFALGVLMAYNTDLLRDWAQRVPAWGWIPALVVSAVLITNSWLIAGIDPNSPLRAGWIGPAAAGAVILVFVVAHWAPAVRLLSSTAVRWLGTISFSLYLTQEPVVVALGFLTHGQSPLWLQLPLVAVVSLLIGWLFYLGVERPSHRVARRFGLARQQREEADLARKSTPATVQQTQGDLTGTS; encoded by the coding sequence TTGGACGGACTGCGCGGTGTCGCTGCCGCAGCTGTCGTCGTCTGCCACGTCGTTATCGCGGACGGGAGGGCCGGTGCCATCTACGAGCTGGAGAACACCGGCCAACTGACCCTCTTCGAGCAAATCATGCACTATTCCCCGGCAAGGATTCTCTGGGCCGGATCCGAAGCAGTTGTGGTTTTCTACGTACTTAGCGGATTCGTGCTGGCGCTGCCATTCGCCCGCAATCACGGCCAGCCGTGGCGGTACTTCTACCCGAGGCGTCTCTTGCGCCTCTATTTGCCGGCTATCGCCAGCCTTGTATTCGCGTATCTGACCACACTGGCGGTCACCCGTTCGGTGCTGCCGGACGCCGGCCTGTGGCTTAATGAACACGCTGAGAAACCCAACGGTCTCCTGCAGGTCCTGCTGGGATCCTCACTGATGGCAGGCTGGGGTGGGCTGAATACTTCCCTGTGGTCATTGCGGTGGGAAGTGATCTTCTCGCTGTTGCTGCCGCTGTTCCTGCTTTTCGCCGTAAGGTTCAAGCGCCTCCTGTGGCTCAAAGTAGCCAGCGTCATCGCGTTCTGTATCTTGTGGCGGCTCGCGGGCGTCTTCTATCCCGACCTCGTGTATATTTCCGTGTTTGCCCTGGGTGTGCTGATGGCCTACAACACGGACCTTCTCCGGGACTGGGCGCAACGTGTTCCGGCCTGGGGATGGATCCCGGCGCTTGTGGTTTCGGCGGTTCTGATCACCAATTCCTGGCTGATTGCCGGAATTGATCCGAACTCTCCTCTGCGCGCTGGCTGGATCGGACCTGCAGCGGCTGGCGCTGTAATACTCGTGTTTGTCGTTGCCCATTGGGCACCGGCCGTCCGTCTCTTATCCTCCACCGCTGTCCGCTGGCTTGGAACGATTTCTTTCAGCCTGTACCTCACGCAGGAACCGGTCGTTGTCGCACTGGGGTTCCTCACCCATGGGCAGTCACCTCTTTGGCTTCAGCTACCGCTGGTTGCCGTGGTCTCACTCCTGATCGGCTGGCTGTTCTACCTGGGAGTGGAGAGGCCCTCGCATCGGGTAGCACGCAGATTCGGGCTCGCCCGGCAGCAGCGGGAAGAAGCGGACCTGGCGAGGAAGTCAACGCCGGCAACCGTCCAGCAGACACAGGGCGACCTGACCGGCACGTCCTGA
- a CDS encoding amidohydrolase family protein codes for MTRIIEFAGPVLTGPDQERPGLWSVDGRLTFDRPAAAPDLVLEGWVIPGLVDAHCHIGLGPGGDVPEQLAEHQAVTDRNAGTLLVRDAGAVHDTRWIQHRADLPRLIRSGRHIARTRRYLRGFAVEVEPRDLVEAVRKQARAGDGWVKLVGDWIDRDAGDLAGSFPAAVLRDAVAAAHDEGARVTAHCFAEDTLDDMLDAGIDCVEHATGLLPRHLPRFVEQGVPIVPTLINIATFPDIAAQAGAKFPRYAAHMRSLWERRAERVLEAFEAGVTIFAGTDAGSVIKHGRIVDELQALHAAGLPARAALDAGAWAARDWLGADGITGGASADVLVCAEDPRSNLATLQDLKNIVLRGEVVR; via the coding sequence ATGACCCGCATCATCGAGTTCGCCGGCCCCGTCCTGACCGGCCCCGACCAGGAACGCCCGGGCCTATGGTCGGTGGACGGCCGGCTGACTTTTGACCGTCCCGCGGCCGCCCCGGACCTCGTCCTCGAGGGGTGGGTCATTCCCGGGCTGGTCGACGCGCACTGCCACATCGGACTCGGCCCCGGCGGGGACGTCCCGGAGCAGCTGGCCGAACACCAGGCCGTCACCGACCGGAATGCCGGCACCCTGCTGGTCCGCGACGCGGGTGCCGTCCACGACACCCGCTGGATCCAGCACCGGGCGGACCTGCCGCGCCTCATCCGCTCGGGCCGGCACATCGCCCGGACGAGGCGGTACCTGCGGGGCTTCGCCGTCGAGGTCGAACCCCGCGACCTGGTCGAGGCCGTACGCAAGCAGGCGCGCGCCGGCGACGGCTGGGTCAAGCTCGTGGGGGACTGGATCGACCGCGACGCCGGTGACCTCGCCGGCTCGTTTCCCGCCGCGGTGCTCAGGGACGCAGTCGCAGCCGCCCACGACGAAGGCGCGCGGGTCACGGCACACTGCTTCGCCGAAGACACCCTGGATGACATGCTCGACGCCGGGATCGACTGCGTCGAGCACGCCACCGGCCTGCTCCCGCGGCACCTGCCGCGATTCGTCGAACAGGGCGTGCCGATCGTCCCCACGCTCATCAATATCGCCACCTTCCCCGACATCGCCGCGCAGGCCGGGGCCAAGTTCCCCCGGTACGCAGCGCATATGCGCTCACTCTGGGAGCGCCGGGCAGAACGTGTCCTGGAAGCGTTCGAAGCCGGTGTCACGATTTTCGCCGGGACGGACGCCGGGAGCGTCATCAAACACGGGCGAATCGTCGACGAGCTCCAGGCGCTGCACGCGGCCGGGCTCCCGGCCCGGGCGGCGCTCGACGCAGGCGCCTGGGCCGCCCGGGACTGGCTGGGTGCGGACGGCATCACCGGGGGTGCCAGCGCCGACGTCCTTGTCTGCGCCGAGGACCCGCGCAGCAATCTCGCCACCCTGCAGGACCTCAAGAACATCGTGCTGCGCGGAGAAGTCGTCCGCTAG